A single genomic interval of Streptomyces graminofaciens harbors:
- the truB gene encoding tRNA pseudouridine(55) synthase TruB, which translates to MTEQRQKNTTPDGLVIVDKPSGFTSHDVVAKMRGIARTRRVGHAGTLDPMATGVLVLGVEKATKMLGHLALTEKEYLGTIRLGQTTLTDDAEGEITASSDASKVTRDAVDAGIAKLSGDIMQVPSKVSAIKIDGVRSYKRARDGEDFEIPARPVTVSSFAVYDVRDAVAEDGTPVLDLVVSVVCSSGTYIRALARDLGADLGVGGHLTALRRTRVGPYKLDSARTLDQLQEELTVMPIAEAAAAAFPRWDVDARRARLLLNGVRLDMPEEYADAGAVAVFDPAGRLLGLVESLKGKAKSLAVFG; encoded by the coding sequence ATGACCGAGCAGCGCCAGAAGAACACCACGCCCGACGGACTTGTCATCGTCGACAAGCCGTCGGGCTTCACTTCGCACGACGTCGTCGCCAAGATGCGCGGCATCGCGCGGACGCGCAGGGTCGGGCACGCGGGGACGCTCGACCCCATGGCCACCGGTGTGCTCGTCCTCGGGGTGGAGAAGGCGACCAAGATGCTCGGTCACCTCGCCCTCACCGAGAAGGAGTACCTGGGGACCATCAGGCTCGGGCAGACGACGCTCACCGATGACGCCGAGGGCGAGATCACGGCGTCGAGCGACGCGTCGAAGGTCACCCGCGACGCCGTCGACGCCGGGATCGCCAAGCTGAGCGGCGACATCATGCAGGTGCCGTCCAAGGTCAGCGCCATCAAGATCGACGGCGTGCGGTCCTACAAGCGGGCCCGGGACGGCGAGGACTTCGAGATCCCCGCCAGGCCCGTCACCGTCTCCTCCTTCGCGGTGTACGACGTCCGGGACGCCGTCGCCGAGGACGGCACCCCCGTGCTCGACCTGGTGGTGTCGGTGGTGTGCTCATCCGGGACGTACATCCGGGCGCTCGCCCGTGACCTGGGCGCGGACCTCGGGGTCGGCGGGCATCTGACCGCGCTGCGCCGCACCCGCGTCGGGCCGTACAAGCTGGACTCGGCCAGGACGCTGGACCAGCTCCAGGAGGAGCTGACCGTGATGCCGATCGCGGAGGCCGCCGCAGCCGCGTTCCCCCGCTGGGACGTGGACGCCAGGCGGGCCCGGCTGCTGCTGAACGGCGTGCGGCTGGACATGCCCGAGGAGTACGCGGACGCCGGTGCCGTGGCCGTCTTCGATCCGGCCGGGCGGCTGCTGGGGCTCGTGGAGAGCCTGAAGGGCAAGGCCAAGAGCCTGGCCGTCTTCGGCTGA
- the rbfA gene encoding 30S ribosome-binding factor RbfA, producing the protein MADNARAKRLADLIREVVAQKLLRGIKDPRLGSHVTITDTRVTGDLREATVFYTVYGDDEERAAAAAGLESAKGILRSEVGRAAGVKFTPTLTFVADALPDTAKTIDDLLDKARASDAQVRESASGAKYAGDADPYKKPGDDEDDAAE; encoded by the coding sequence GTGGCCGACAACGCGCGGGCTAAAAGGCTGGCGGACCTCATCCGAGAGGTGGTGGCCCAGAAGCTGCTGCGCGGGATCAAGGACCCGCGGCTCGGCTCACACGTCACCATCACGGACACCCGGGTGACCGGGGACCTGCGGGAGGCGACCGTCTTCTACACGGTGTACGGGGACGACGAGGAGCGGGCGGCCGCCGCCGCGGGACTGGAGAGCGCCAAGGGCATCCTCCGTTCCGAGGTCGGCCGTGCCGCGGGTGTGAAGTTCACGCCGACCCTCACCTTTGTGGCCGACGCCCTCCCGGACACCGCCAAGACCATCGACGACCTCCTCGACAAGGCGCGGGCCTCGGACGCCCAGGTGCGCGAGAGCGCCTCCGGCGCGAAGTACGCCGGTGACGCCGACCCGTACAAGAAGCCGGGCGACGACGAGGACGACGCCGCCGAATGA
- a CDS encoding DUF503 domain-containing protein, with translation MYVGTLSFDLLLGDVRSLKEKRSVVRPIVAELQRKFAVSAAEVDQMDLHRRATIGLAVVSGDTGHLTEVLDRCERLVAGRPEVELLSVRRRLHGEDD, from the coding sequence ATGTACGTGGGGACTCTGTCCTTCGATCTCCTGCTCGGCGACGTACGGTCGCTGAAGGAGAAGCGCTCCGTCGTCCGGCCGATCGTGGCCGAGCTCCAGCGCAAGTTCGCGGTGAGTGCGGCGGAGGTCGACCAGATGGATCTGCACCGCCGGGCCACGATCGGGCTGGCGGTGGTGTCAGGTGACACGGGGCATCTGACCGAGGTGCTGGACCGGTGCGAGCGGCTGGTCGCCGGTCGGCCGGAGGTGGAACTGCTGTCGGTGAGACGGCGCCTCCACGGCGAGGACGACTGA
- the infB gene encoding translation initiation factor IF-2, whose amino-acid sequence MAKVRVYELAKEFGVESKVVMAKLQELGEFVRSASSTIEAPVVRKLTDALQQGSGGGKPAPRKAAPARPAAPSPAQAARPAAPRPGPVAPKPPVAPAAPAAERPAAPAPGPRPTPGPKPPTPKPAPVSPAPSVPEFQAPPSAPAASSAPAGPRPGARPGAGAPRPGGQRPGGPGQDRGQDRGQAPRPGGQRPGGPGAPKPGGARPSGPRPGNNPFTSGGSTGMGRPQGGPRPGGAPRPAGGHGGPGGAQGGGPRPQAPGQAPRPQGGPGGAPRPQGGPGGARPTPGGMPRPQAPRPGGGPGGNRPNPGMMPQRPAAGPRPGGGGPGGRGPGGGGRPGGPGGGGGGRPGGGGFAGRPGGGGGGFAGRPGAPGGAGGGFAGRPGGPGGGGGGRPGFGGRPGGPGARGGTQGAFGRPGGPARRGRKSKRQRRQEYEAMQAPSVGGVMLPRGNGQSVRLSRGASLTDFAEKINANPASLVAVMMNLGEMVTATQSVSDETLQLLAGEMNYVIEIVSPEEEDRELLESFDIEFGEDEGGEEFLVARPPVVTVMGHVDHGKTRLLDTIRKTNVVAGEAGGITQHIGAYQVTTQVNDEQRKITFIDTPGHEAFTAMRARGAKSTDIAILVVAANDGVMPQTIEALNHAKAAGVPIVVAVNKIDVEGADPTKVRGQLTEFGLVAEEYGGDTMFVDISAKQGLNIEQLLEAVVLTADASLDLRANPEQDAQGIAIESHLDRGRGAVATVLVQRGTLRVGDTMVVGDAYGRVRAMLDDKGANVEEAGPSTPVLVLGLTNVPGAGDNFLVVDEDRTARQIAEKRAARERNANFARRGVRFSLENLDEALKAGLVQELNLIIKGDASGSVEALESSLLQLDVGEEVDIRVLHRGVGAVTESDIDLATGSDAIVIGFNVRAAGRAAQMAEREGVDVRYYSVIYQAIEEIESALKGMLKPEYEEVELGTAEIREVFKSSKLGNIAGVLVRSGEVKRNTKARLVRDGKVIAENLTISGLRRFKDDVTEIREGFEGGINLGNFNDIKVDDVIATYEMREKPRA is encoded by the coding sequence GTGGCTAAGGTCCGGGTATACGAACTCGCCAAGGAGTTCGGGGTCGAGAGCAAGGTCGTCATGGCCAAGCTCCAAGAGCTCGGTGAATTCGTCCGTTCGGCGTCCTCGACGATCGAGGCGCCCGTTGTACGCAAGCTGACTGACGCCCTCCAGCAGGGCAGCGGCGGCGGCAAGCCCGCCCCGCGCAAGGCCGCACCGGCACGTCCGGCGGCCCCCTCTCCCGCGCAGGCCGCCCGTCCGGCCGCCCCACGTCCGGGTCCGGTCGCGCCCAAGCCGCCGGTGGCGCCCGCCGCGCCCGCGGCTGAGCGTCCCGCCGCCCCGGCCCCGGGTCCGCGCCCGACGCCCGGTCCCAAGCCGCCGACGCCGAAGCCCGCTCCGGTGTCCCCGGCGCCGAGCGTGCCCGAGTTCCAGGCGCCCCCGTCGGCCCCGGCGGCCTCGTCCGCCCCGGCCGGTCCGCGTCCGGGCGCCCGTCCGGGCGCCGGCGCGCCCCGTCCTGGCGGTCAGCGTCCGGGCGGTCCCGGCCAGGACCGCGGTCAGGATCGTGGCCAGGCGCCGCGTCCCGGTGGTCAGCGTCCGGGTGGTCCCGGCGCGCCCAAGCCGGGCGGTGCCCGTCCGTCCGGTCCGCGTCCGGGCAACAACCCCTTCACCTCCGGTGGCTCCACCGGCATGGGCCGTCCCCAGGGCGGTCCCCGTCCCGGCGGCGCGCCCCGACCTGCCGGTGGCCACGGTGGCCCCGGCGGCGCTCAGGGCGGCGGTCCGCGTCCGCAGGCCCCCGGTCAGGCTCCCCGTCCGCAGGGCGGCCCCGGTGGCGCTCCGCGTCCCCAGGGTGGTCCGGGCGGTGCCCGTCCGACTCCGGGTGGCATGCCTCGTCCGCAGGCGCCGCGTCCCGGCGGTGGCCCTGGCGGCAACCGTCCGAACCCGGGCATGATGCCGCAGCGTCCGGCGGCCGGCCCGCGTCCCGGCGGCGGTGGCCCCGGTGGCCGCGGCCCTGGTGGCGGCGGTCGTCCCGGTGGTCCCGGTGGTGGCGGCGGCGGTCGTCCCGGTGGCGGCGGCTTCGCCGGTCGTCCCGGTGGCGGCGGTGGCGGTTTCGCCGGTCGTCCGGGTGCTCCCGGTGGCGCTGGTGGCGGTTTCGCCGGTCGTCCCGGTGGTCCCGGTGGCGGCGGCGGTGGCCGTCCCGGCTTCGGCGGTCGTCCCGGTGGTCCGGGTGCCCGTGGTGGCACGCAGGGCGCCTTCGGTCGTCCCGGCGGTCCCGCGCGTCGTGGTCGCAAGTCGAAGCGGCAGAGGCGCCAGGAGTACGAGGCCATGCAGGCCCCGTCGGTCGGCGGCGTGATGCTGCCTCGCGGCAACGGACAGTCCGTCCGCCTGTCGCGCGGTGCGTCCCTCACCGACTTCGCGGAGAAGATCAACGCCAACCCGGCGTCGCTCGTCGCCGTGATGATGAACCTCGGCGAGATGGTCACTGCCACGCAGTCCGTCTCCGACGAGACCCTCCAGCTGCTCGCCGGCGAGATGAACTACGTCATCGAGATCGTCAGCCCGGAGGAGGAGGACCGCGAGCTGCTCGAGTCCTTCGACATCGAGTTCGGCGAGGACGAGGGTGGCGAGGAGTTCCTCGTCGCGCGTCCGCCGGTCGTGACCGTCATGGGTCACGTCGACCACGGTAAGACCCGACTGCTGGACACCATCCGCAAGACGAACGTCGTCGCGGGCGAGGCCGGCGGAATCACGCAGCACATCGGTGCGTACCAGGTCACCACCCAGGTCAACGACGAACAGCGCAAGATCACCTTCATCGACACCCCGGGTCACGAGGCGTTCACCGCCATGCGTGCCCGTGGTGCGAAGTCGACCGACATCGCGATCCTCGTGGTGGCGGCCAACGACGGTGTGATGCCCCAGACGATCGAGGCGTTGAACCACGCCAAGGCGGCCGGTGTGCCGATCGTGGTCGCGGTCAACAAGATCGACGTCGAGGGCGCCGACCCGACCAAGGTGCGCGGTCAGCTCACCGAGTTCGGTCTGGTGGCCGAGGAGTACGGCGGCGACACGATGTTCGTCGACATCTCCGCCAAGCAGGGGCTCAACATCGAGCAGCTGCTGGAGGCCGTGGTCCTGACCGCGGACGCCTCGCTCGACCTGCGGGCCAACCCGGAGCAGGACGCGCAGGGCATCGCGATCGAGTCCCACCTCGACCGCGGCCGCGGTGCCGTCGCGACCGTCCTGGTCCAGCGAGGCACCCTGCGGGTCGGCGACACCATGGTGGTCGGCGACGCGTACGGCCGAGTCCGCGCGATGCTCGACGACAAGGGCGCGAACGTGGAAGAGGCGGGTCCCTCGACCCCGGTCCTCGTCCTCGGTCTCACCAATGTCCCGGGCGCCGGCGACAACTTCCTGGTGGTCGACGAGGACCGTACGGCCCGTCAGATCGCCGAGAAGCGTGCCGCTCGTGAGCGGAACGCCAACTTCGCCCGCCGGGGTGTCCGGTTCTCCCTGGAGAACCTGGACGAGGCCCTCAAGGCCGGCCTGGTGCAGGAACTCAACCTCATCATCAAGGGCGACGCGTCCGGTTCGGTGGAGGCCCTCGAGTCCTCGCTGCTCCAGCTCGACGTCGGCGAAGAGGTCGACATCCGCGTCCTGCACCGCGGCGTGGGTGCGGTCACCGAGTCGGACATCGACCTGGCGACCGGCTCCGACGCGATCGTCATCGGCTTCAACGTCCGCGCTGCGGGCCGCGCGGCGCAGATGGCGGAGCGCGAGGGCGTCGACGTCCGGTACTACTCGGTGATCTACCAGGCCATCGAGGAGATCGAGTCGGCCCTCAAGGGCATGCTCAAGCCGGAGTACGAGGAGGTCGAGCTCGGCACGGCGGAGATCCGCGAGGTCTTCAAGTCGTCCAAGCTGGGCAACATCGCCGGTGTCCTGGTCCGCTCGGGCGAGGTCAAGCGCAACACCAAGGCGCGCCTCGTCCGCGACGGCAAGGTCATCGCGGAGAACCTCACCATCTCCGGTCTGCGTCGCTTCAAGGACGACGTCACCGAGATCCGCGAAGGGTTCGAGGGCGGTATCAACCTCGGCAACTTCAACGACATCAAGGTGGACGACGTCATCGCGACGTACGAGATGCGGGAGAAGCCGCGGGCGTAA